One genomic region from Campylobacter concisus encodes:
- the galU gene encoding UTP--glucose-1-phosphate uridylyltransferase GalU — protein sequence MIQTCLFPAAGYGTRFLPATKSLPKEMLPILTKPLIHYGVDEALEAGMDNMAFVTGRGKRALEDYFDISYELEKEIAGSSKESLLSEIRNLMNSCTFSFTRQNEMRGLGHAIYTGKTLVRDEAFGVILADDLCINENGEGVLSQMVKIYEKYRCSVVAVMEVPKEQTKSYGVVSGRFIEDDLIIVDDMVEKPDPAEAPTNLAIIGRYILTPDIFNILEQTKPGKNGEIQITDALKAQAKDGMVLAYKFKGKRFDCGSIDGFVEATNFFYERNK from the coding sequence ATGATACAAACTTGCCTATTTCCAGCAGCTGGATACGGAACGAGGTTTTTGCCAGCTACAAAATCACTCCCAAAAGAGATGTTACCAATCCTTACAAAACCGCTCATTCACTACGGCGTTGATGAGGCGCTTGAGGCTGGTATGGATAATATGGCCTTTGTCACAGGACGCGGGAAAAGGGCGCTTGAGGACTATTTTGATATCAGCTACGAGCTGGAAAAAGAGATCGCTGGTAGCTCAAAAGAGTCGCTACTTAGTGAGATAAGAAATTTAATGAACTCATGCACATTTTCTTTTACTAGACAAAATGAGATGAGAGGGCTTGGACACGCCATTTATACGGGCAAAACGCTAGTTCGAGACGAGGCTTTTGGGGTCATTTTGGCAGATGATCTATGCATAAATGAAAACGGCGAGGGTGTGCTTTCACAGATGGTTAAAATTTATGAAAAGTATCGCTGCAGCGTTGTTGCTGTGATGGAAGTGCCAAAAGAGCAGACCAAGTCTTATGGCGTCGTAAGCGGCAGGTTTATAGAAGATGATCTCATAATAGTCGATGACATGGTTGAAAAGCCTGATCCTGCCGAGGCTCCGACAAATTTAGCGATAATCGGCCGCTATATCTTAACACCAGATATTTTTAACATTTTAGAGCAAACAAAGCCAGGTAAAAACGGTGAAATTCAGATCACGGATGCATTAAAAGCACAGGCAAAAGATGGTATGGTACTAGCTTATAAATTTAAGGGCAAGAGGTTTGACTGTGGTAGTATAGATGGCTTTGTAGAGGCTACAAATTTCTTTTACGAGCGAAATAAATGA
- a CDS encoding DUF1287 domain-containing protein, whose product MSFWQNDARLQIGVISDKFEGQTPLIIHNIGSGVQEENILYNYKITGHFRLK is encoded by the coding sequence TTGTCTTTTTGGCAAAATGATGCTAGGCTCCAGATCGGCGTAATCTCAGATAAATTTGAAGGTCAAACACCGCTTATTATCCACAATATCGGCTCTGGCGTACAAGAAGAAAATATACTTTATAACTACAAGATCACAGGCCATTTTAGGCTAAAGTAG
- a CDS encoding glucose-6-phosphate isomerase, with protein sequence MIETSFKFNFASSDVIDSYAKRINDEYESGEIGYYHLPALGQNLFGEIEEYKKGLAHIKNVVLVGIGGSSLGVKALKSMLDGTKGIKRELLFLDNVDPCRYKSTLDGINFDETLFVISSKSGNTIETITIFKCLLDDFKPQNLGKNFLIITDLGTNLENFAKENGIKFFNIPKNVGGRFSVLSAIGLVPLGICGYDIKALLEGALACKKQYIEQKDSSIVAKAYHYATSRNASINVIFSYCDRFFEFNDWYVQLWAESLGKKRDYKRVGLTPVGLVGSRDQHSFLQLIMDGVKDKSVTFIKIKDHASDKTIPNLSLKGLEECDFVAGLSLNELINLQCDATAMALVQEGISVDTITLERLDEFHAGWLIFYYELLTSATGIMLGINTYDQPGVEIGKRILKTMLLK encoded by the coding sequence ATGATCGAGACTTCATTTAAATTTAACTTTGCAAGCAGCGATGTCATTGACTCCTACGCCAAACGTATAAACGATGAGTATGAAAGTGGCGAGATAGGCTACTACCACCTGCCAGCTCTTGGCCAAAATTTATTTGGCGAGATTGAGGAGTATAAAAAGGGACTAGCTCATATCAAAAATGTCGTGTTAGTTGGCATTGGAGGTAGCAGTCTTGGCGTAAAAGCGCTAAAATCGATGCTTGATGGCACAAAGGGGATAAAAAGAGAGCTTTTATTTTTAGATAACGTCGATCCTTGTAGATACAAAAGCACGCTTGATGGGATAAATTTTGACGAGACGCTTTTTGTAATAAGCTCAAAATCAGGCAACACGATCGAGACGATCACTATTTTTAAGTGTTTGCTTGATGACTTTAAACCTCAAAATTTAGGCAAAAATTTCCTCATCATAACTGACCTTGGGACAAATTTAGAAAATTTCGCTAAAGAAAATGGTATCAAATTTTTTAATATCCCAAAAAACGTGGGTGGGAGATTTAGCGTGCTAAGTGCGATCGGCCTTGTGCCTCTTGGAATCTGTGGCTACGATATAAAGGCACTTTTGGAGGGTGCGCTTGCTTGTAAGAAGCAATACATCGAGCAAAAAGATAGCTCCATAGTCGCTAAAGCTTACCACTACGCTACTAGCAGAAATGCCAGCATAAATGTTATATTTAGCTACTGCGATAGATTTTTTGAATTTAACGACTGGTACGTGCAGCTTTGGGCGGAGAGTCTTGGCAAAAAAAGAGACTATAAAAGGGTCGGCCTTACTCCAGTTGGACTTGTCGGTAGCCGTGATCAGCACAGCTTTTTACAGCTTATTATGGACGGCGTAAAAGATAAGAGCGTGACATTTATAAAGATAAAAGATCACGCGAGCGACAAGACTATCCCAAATTTGAGCCTAAAAGGGCTTGAAGAGTGCGATTTTGTAGCAGGACTAAGCCTAAATGAACTTATAAATTTGCAATGCGACGCGACAGCTATGGCGCTAGTGCAAGAGGGCATAAGTGTCGATACTATCACGCTTGAGAGGCTTGATGAGTTTCACGCTGGCTGGCTCATTTTCTACTACGAGTTGCTTACCTCGGCCACTGGCATCATGCTAGGCATCAACACCTACGATCAGCCAGGCGTTGAGATAGGAAAACGTATCTTAAAAACTATGCTTTTAAAGTAG
- a CDS encoding phosphatidate cytidylyltransferase, translating to MQSRIITGVLMFVAILVVFFIDNYILNFILLGAVLYFAFNESLKLYNIDHKQLVFAALAFYVLTYFTNPIFIAILTIMLVASILAHIKSENLKLVAPFVYPTTPIFMMWMLYSEYGVGYLVWLILSVVASDSGAFFVGKMFGKHPFSPSSPNKTIEGAAGGVAIGTVIGCIVGNFVTEGFFQILFSSFLVCVFAVWGDLFESYLKRLCGVKDSGSLFPGHGGMLDRIDGYLFGVVALLWSLSW from the coding sequence ATGCAATCTCGCATAATCACTGGCGTTTTGATGTTTGTTGCTATTTTGGTAGTTTTTTTTATTGATAATTATATTTTAAATTTTATCTTGCTCGGCGCTGTGCTTTATTTTGCATTTAATGAGTCGCTCAAGCTTTATAATATCGATCACAAACAGCTAGTTTTTGCCGCACTTGCTTTTTATGTGCTTACATATTTTACAAATCCAATTTTCATAGCAATCCTTACTATCATGCTGGTTGCTTCGATCCTGGCTCACATAAAAAGTGAAAATTTAAAGCTAGTCGCACCTTTTGTCTATCCGACCACGCCGATCTTTATGATGTGGATGCTCTACTCAGAGTATGGCGTAGGCTATCTTGTATGGCTTATTTTAAGTGTAGTTGCAAGCGATAGCGGTGCATTTTTTGTTGGCAAAATGTTTGGCAAACATCCATTTAGCCCAAGCTCACCAAACAAAACAATCGAAGGTGCAGCAGGCGGTGTGGCGATAGGCACTGTAATTGGCTGCATTGTTGGAAATTTTGTAACTGAAGGATTTTTCCAAATTTTATTCTCAAGCTTTTTAGTCTGCGTGTTTGCGGTTTGGGGAGATTTGTTTGAGAGTTACCTAAAAAGACTTTGCGGCGTCAAAGATAGTGGTTCGCTCTTCCCAGGACACGGAGGCATGCTTGATAGGATAGATGGCTATTTATTTGGCGTAGTAGCCCTACTTTGGTCGCTCTCGTGGTAA
- the lgt gene encoding prolipoprotein diacylglyceryl transferase: MEIWNDIYNHFNPVAFSIFGFSVHWYGLMYILALVLALAMAKYLVKKDKIPISNQLLDNYFFWVEIGVILGARLGWVLVYSGEVSYYLAQPWQIFNPFHNGEFIGIRGMSYHGAVVGFLLATYLFCKRYKQNLWQLLDLCAVCIPFGYTFGRIGNFLNQELFGRVTDVPWAINVFGQPRHPSQLYEAFLEGLVIFIILFLYRKFKKFNGELIALYAILYTFARFICEFFREPDSGLGFIIFNLSMGQILSLIMCGFGIFVYAMLYKKFSKL; the protein is encoded by the coding sequence ATGGAAATTTGGAACGACATTTATAACCACTTTAACCCAGTAGCCTTTAGTATCTTTGGCTTTAGCGTGCACTGGTATGGGCTTATGTATATTTTAGCCCTTGTTTTGGCGCTTGCCATGGCAAAATATCTCGTTAAAAAAGATAAAATCCCAATCTCAAATCAGCTCTTGGATAATTACTTTTTTTGGGTTGAAATAGGCGTTATTTTAGGCGCTAGGCTTGGCTGGGTTTTAGTATATTCAGGCGAAGTAAGCTACTACTTGGCGCAACCTTGGCAAATTTTTAATCCATTTCATAACGGCGAGTTTATAGGAATTCGTGGCATGAGCTACCACGGAGCAGTAGTTGGCTTTCTGCTTGCGACATATCTATTTTGCAAAAGGTATAAACAAAATTTATGGCAGTTACTTGACCTTTGTGCCGTTTGCATACCTTTTGGCTATACATTTGGTAGGATCGGAAATTTCTTAAATCAAGAGCTTTTTGGGCGAGTTACAGATGTGCCTTGGGCGATAAATGTTTTTGGCCAACCAAGGCATCCTAGCCAACTTTATGAGGCATTCTTAGAAGGTTTAGTTATTTTTATTATTTTATTTTTATATAGAAAATTTAAGAAATTTAATGGCGAGCTGATCGCACTTTATGCTATTTTATACACTTTTGCAAGATTCATTTGCGAGTTTTTTAGAGAGCCTGATTCAGGGCTTGGATTTATTATTTTTAATCTTTCAATGGGTCAAATATTATCACTTATCATGTGTGGTTTTGGAATTTTTGTTTATGCTATGCTTTATAAAAAATTTTCAAAGCTCTAA
- the dxr gene encoding 1-deoxy-D-xylulose-5-phosphate reductoisomerase: MVALVVILGSTGSIGKNALNLCEKFGVEVEALSCAKNVDLLNEQILKFKPKFVCVGDEKLAKNVKNIETKNIFFGEAGLLQMLEISSSKKVINALVGFAGLAPSLKTQTLGKRLALANKESLVVGGKFLKTREILPIDSEHFGLKFLLENKTAPKRLIITASGGAFYKKPIKFLKDATPSDALKHPNWDMGAKITIDSATMTNKLFEVMEAYWLYSIKEIEAVIEPTSAIHAVVEFIDGSSTMHLSRPNMKLAIAHAMFENINENIVSYANLLDLKNIKFHKISLKKYPIFSLKDEVLANPDLGVVINAANEVGVFSFLEKKCSFLDISRLVLSSVKNFRNIKISNIDEIFEADKEVRNYAKRMLNAKV; this comes from the coding sequence TTGGTCGCTCTCGTGGTAATACTTGGCTCAACTGGTTCAATCGGCAAAAATGCCCTTAACCTTTGCGAAAAATTTGGCGTAGAGGTTGAGGCATTAAGCTGCGCTAAAAATGTAGATTTGCTAAATGAGCAAATTTTAAAATTTAAACCAAAATTTGTCTGCGTAGGCGATGAAAAGCTAGCTAAAAACGTAAAAAATATAGAAACTAAAAATATCTTTTTTGGTGAGGCTGGACTGCTGCAAATGCTAGAAATTTCAAGCTCAAAAAAGGTAATAAACGCCCTTGTTGGCTTTGCTGGCCTTGCTCCTAGTTTAAAGACGCAAACTCTTGGCAAAAGGCTTGCCCTTGCAAACAAAGAGAGTCTTGTTGTTGGCGGCAAATTTCTAAAGACTAGAGAGATTTTGCCGATTGATAGCGAGCATTTTGGACTTAAATTTCTACTTGAAAATAAAACTGCACCAAAAAGACTCATCATCACAGCAAGTGGCGGCGCATTTTATAAAAAGCCGATCAAATTTCTAAAAGACGCCACACCAAGTGATGCTTTGAAGCATCCAAACTGGGATATGGGCGCAAAGATTACGATTGATAGTGCGACGATGACAAATAAGCTTTTTGAGGTGATGGAAGCTTACTGGCTTTATAGCATCAAGGAGATCGAGGCTGTGATAGAGCCAACTTCTGCGATACATGCCGTAGTTGAATTTATAGACGGCTCAAGCACGATGCATCTCTCGCGACCTAACATGAAACTAGCTATCGCTCATGCTATGTTTGAAAATATCAATGAAAATATTGTCTCATACGCAAATTTACTTGATCTAAAAAATATAAAATTTCATAAAATCAGCCTTAAAAAATATCCCATTTTTTCGCTAAAAGATGAGGTCCTAGCAAACCCTGATCTAGGTGTAGTGATAAATGCTGCAAATGAGGTTGGAGTGTTTAGCTTTTTAGAGAAAAAATGCTCGTTTTTGGATATCTCAAGGCTCGTTTTAAGCTCTGTTAAAAATTTTAGAAATATTAAAATTTCAAATATTGATGAAATTTTTGAAGCTGATAAAGAAGTTAGAAATTACGCAAAAAGGATGTTAAATGCAAAAGTATGA
- a CDS encoding fumarate reductase iron-sulfur subunit, which yields MSRKITIKAFKYNPLSKISKPHFATYELEETDGMTLFIALNMIREKFDPDLSFDFVCRAGICGSCGMLVNGKPRLACRTLTKDFESGVIELMPLPVFKLLKDLSVDTGNWMNAMSRRVESWIHTDHETDISKLEEKVEPEVAQEVFELDRCIECGICVAACGTAIMRPDFIGAVGLNRVARFKIDALDKRTDEDFYELIGDDDGVFGCMTLLGCEDNCPKHLPLQSRIAYMRRKMAAIK from the coding sequence ATGAGTAGAAAAATAACCATAAAAGCATTTAAATATAATCCGTTAAGCAAAATTTCAAAACCGCATTTCGCGACCTACGAGCTAGAAGAGACTGATGGTATGACGTTATTTATCGCGTTAAATATGATTCGTGAGAAATTTGACCCAGATCTTAGCTTTGACTTCGTTTGCCGCGCCGGCATCTGCGGAAGCTGCGGTATGCTCGTAAATGGTAAGCCAAGATTAGCGTGTAGAACTCTTACTAAAGATTTTGAAAGCGGAGTAATTGAGCTTATGCCTTTGCCAGTATTTAAGTTACTAAAAGACTTAAGCGTAGATACGGGCAACTGGATGAATGCGATGAGTAGGCGTGTGGAGAGCTGGATACATACAGACCACGAGACAGATATCTCTAAACTTGAGGAAAAGGTTGAGCCTGAAGTGGCTCAAGAGGTATTTGAGCTTGATCGCTGCATCGAGTGCGGTATCTGCGTGGCTGCATGCGGTACGGCTATCATGAGGCCTGATTTCATCGGTGCGGTTGGACTTAACCGCGTAGCTAGATTTAAAATCGATGCGCTCGATAAACGAACCGACGAGGACTTTTACGAGCTTATCGGCGACGATGACGGCGTATTTGGCTGTATGACTTTGCTAGGCTGTGAAGACAACTGCCCTAAACACTTACCACTTCAAAGCCGCATAGCTTATATGCGTAGAAAAATGGCTGCTATAAAGTAG
- a CDS encoding IMPACT family protein: protein MQTIDRIFKAQLDIKKSNFLAFLCPISSFKNLHESLKEEHFKAVHVVWATRELNKYGQIVENQSDDGEPKGTSGQPSLNALRGAQLINVGVLIVRYFGGIKLGTGGLVRAYSGAVNEVINEAIKDGGVMKFEIKDEIKFFTPFSLMSRFEHYFATKNLSEFEREFNDLGAIWSVNLNEAEFAELFKFCKEFEASEFKFLALALSNKSLFAHQS, encoded by the coding sequence TTGCAGACGATTGATAGGATTTTTAAAGCTCAACTCGACATAAAAAAATCAAATTTTTTAGCATTTTTATGCCCAATAAGCTCTTTTAAAAACTTGCATGAGAGTCTAAAAGAAGAGCATTTTAAGGCTGTTCACGTAGTTTGGGCGACAAGGGAGCTAAACAAATACGGCCAAATTGTTGAAAATCAAAGCGACGATGGCGAGCCAAAGGGCACCAGCGGCCAGCCAAGCCTAAATGCGCTAAGGGGCGCCCAGCTCATAAACGTTGGTGTCTTAATTGTCAGGTATTTTGGCGGGATAAAGCTTGGCACTGGAGGGCTTGTAAGAGCCTACTCTGGGGCTGTAAATGAGGTGATAAATGAAGCGATAAAAGATGGTGGTGTGATGAAATTTGAGATAAAAGATGAGATCAAATTTTTTACGCCGTTTTCGCTGATGAGCCGCTTTGAGCACTATTTTGCCACTAAAAATTTAAGCGAATTTGAAAGAGAATTTAATGACCTTGGAGCGATATGGAGCGTAAATTTAAACGAGGCTGAATTTGCTGAGCTATTTAAATTTTGCAAAGAATTTGAAGCAAGCGAGTTTAAATTTTTAGCCCTTGCGCTTAGTAATAAGAGCTTATTCGCTCATCAAAGCTAA
- a CDS encoding fumarate reductase flavoprotein subunit, translating to MNVKYYDALVIGGGLAGLRAAVAAGEKGLSTVVLSLIPVKRSHSAAAQGGMQASLGNSKMSEGDNEDVHFADTVKGSDWGCDQQVARMFCQTAPKAIRELAAWGVPWTRITKGERSAIINAQKTTIVEKEEVHGLIHSRDFGGTKKWRTCFTADATGHTMLFAVANEALKHNVEIHDRKEAIALIHANNRCYGAIVRDLVNGEITAYVAKGTLIATGGYGRVYKHTTNAVVCEGIGAAIALETGVAQLGNMEAVQFHPTPIVPSGILLTEGCRGDGGILRDVDGYRFMPDYEPEKKELASRDVVSRRIMEHIRAGKGVPSPYGYHVWLDISILGREHIEKNLRDVQEICEIFNGIDPADTEVYTDENGRQRGKGWAPILPMQHYSMGGIKTKPTGESPTLAGLFSAGEAACWDMHGFNRLGGNSVSETVVAGMIVGDYFADYCGSHEIDINTADIEKFVKKEEDYLKSLVEKEGKFNVFEIKNKMKDIMWEHVAIFRTGEGLAVAVKELEELYKQSLDVKVTNKALFGNPELEEAYRVPKMLKLALCIAKGALDRTESRGAHCREDYPKRDDLNWLNRTLTSWKEGDTLPTIVYEPLDIMKMEMPPAFRGYGAKGNIIEHPDSAIRQKEVDEIREKMQAEGKSRQEIQEALMHYDLQPKYKAPNERAGIGYE from the coding sequence ATGAATGTAAAATATTATGATGCATTAGTTATCGGAGGTGGTCTAGCTGGTCTTAGAGCTGCTGTGGCTGCTGGAGAAAAGGGCTTAAGCACCGTCGTTTTAAGCCTAATACCTGTAAAACGCTCGCACTCTGCAGCTGCGCAAGGCGGCATGCAAGCCTCTTTGGGAAATTCAAAAATGAGCGAAGGCGACAACGAGGACGTGCACTTTGCCGACACGGTAAAAGGTAGCGACTGGGGCTGCGATCAGCAAGTTGCACGTATGTTTTGTCAAACTGCGCCTAAGGCGATCCGCGAGCTAGCCGCTTGGGGCGTGCCTTGGACTCGTATAACAAAAGGTGAGAGAAGCGCTATCATCAACGCTCAAAAAACGACTATCGTAGAAAAAGAAGAGGTCCACGGACTCATCCACTCTCGCGACTTTGGCGGAACTAAAAAATGGAGAACATGCTTTACGGCCGACGCCACCGGACACACTATGCTTTTTGCAGTAGCAAACGAAGCTCTAAAACACAACGTCGAAATTCATGACAGAAAAGAAGCTATCGCGCTAATCCACGCAAACAACCGCTGTTACGGCGCGATCGTCCGCGATCTAGTTAACGGCGAAATCACGGCATACGTCGCAAAAGGTACGCTAATCGCCACGGGCGGCTACGGCAGGGTTTATAAACACACTACAAACGCCGTAGTTTGCGAGGGTATCGGCGCGGCCATCGCACTTGAGACTGGCGTAGCTCAGCTTGGCAACATGGAAGCTGTTCAGTTTCACCCAACTCCGATCGTTCCAAGCGGTATCTTGCTAACGGAAGGTTGCCGCGGCGACGGTGGAATTTTACGCGACGTGGACGGATACCGCTTTATGCCAGACTACGAGCCTGAGAAAAAAGAACTAGCTAGCCGCGACGTCGTAAGCCGCCGCATCATGGAGCATATCCGCGCAGGTAAAGGCGTACCTAGCCCATACGGATATCACGTTTGGCTAGATATCTCGATCCTAGGACGCGAACATATCGAGAAAAATTTACGCGACGTTCAAGAAATTTGCGAAATCTTTAACGGCATCGATCCTGCCGACACCGAAGTATATACCGACGAGAATGGACGACAGCGCGGTAAAGGTTGGGCGCCGATCCTACCTATGCAGCACTACTCTATGGGTGGTATAAAAACTAAGCCTACAGGCGAGAGCCCGACGTTAGCAGGTCTATTTAGCGCCGGCGAGGCTGCATGCTGGGATATGCACGGATTTAACCGCCTAGGCGGCAACTCCGTTTCAGAAACCGTCGTAGCTGGCATGATCGTTGGGGACTATTTTGCCGACTACTGCGGCAGCCACGAGATAGATATAAATACCGCAGATATCGAAAAATTCGTTAAAAAAGAGGAAGACTATCTAAAAAGTCTAGTCGAAAAAGAGGGCAAATTTAACGTATTTGAGATCAAAAACAAGATGAAAGACATCATGTGGGAGCACGTAGCGATCTTTAGAACTGGCGAAGGTCTAGCCGTAGCGGTAAAAGAGCTAGAAGAGCTTTATAAGCAATCTTTAGATGTCAAAGTCACCAACAAGGCGCTATTTGGCAACCCTGAGCTTGAGGAAGCCTACCGCGTACCAAAGATGCTAAAACTAGCCCTTTGTATCGCAAAAGGCGCGCTTGATCGCACCGAGAGTCGCGGAGCGCACTGCCGCGAGGACTATCCGAAACGCGACGACCTAAACTGGCTAAACAGAACTCTAACTAGCTGGAAAGAGGGCGATACACTACCGACTATCGTGTATGAGCCACTTGATATTATGAAAATGGAGATGCCACCAGCATTTAGAGGCTATGGCGCGAAAGGTAATATTATTGAGCATCCAGATAGTGCCATCCGCCAAAAAGAGGTTGATGAAATTCGTGAGAAAATGCAAGCTGAAGGTAAGAGCAGACAAGAAATTCAAGAGGCTTTAATGCACTATGATCTTCAACCAAAATATAAAGCACCAAACGAAAGAGCAGGAATAGGATATGAGTAG
- a CDS encoding restriction endonuclease: MLPSYKDMMLPILEFVAQKKEANRAEISKFIIEYFKLKDEDILQKIKSGTFTYISRTGWALSYLATTAQVKSKPEKVPLQKVGRSLFAITNFGKELVSSKDKKSKFLTWYDEIYKQEIRQEKKEATENTPDDNIDEALCKIKEELKSEILSSILEKEPRFFEYLVTKLLEKMNYGAGNLTNKGPDGGIDGIIDEDELGLSKIYIQAKRYKDGSNIRRPEIQQFIGAISNKNTKKGVFITTAKFTKEAEIFAKDNQNFSVVLIDGDKLAELMIKYKVGVQTSQIYEICKIDTDFFEENNF, encoded by the coding sequence ATGTTGCCAAGCTATAAAGATATGATGCTGCCTATTTTGGAATTTGTCGCGCAAAAGAAAGAAGCAAATAGAGCTGAAATTTCTAAATTTATAATTGAGTATTTTAAGTTAAAAGACGAAGATATTTTACAAAAAATAAAAAGTGGAACTTTTACATATATAAGCAGGACAGGCTGGGCTTTATCCTATCTAGCCACAACAGCTCAAGTAAAATCAAAGCCAGAAAAAGTACCGCTTCAAAAAGTTGGTAGAAGTCTATTTGCTATAACAAATTTTGGCAAAGAGCTAGTAAGCAGCAAGGACAAAAAGAGCAAATTTCTCACTTGGTACGATGAAATTTACAAACAAGAGATAAGGCAAGAGAAAAAAGAAGCCACGGAAAACACCCCAGATGACAATATAGATGAAGCGCTTTGCAAGATAAAAGAAGAGCTAAAAAGTGAAATTTTATCTAGCATTTTAGAAAAAGAGCCAAGATTTTTTGAATACCTTGTAACAAAATTACTTGAAAAGATGAATTATGGAGCTGGAAATCTTACGAACAAAGGCCCAGATGGCGGGATAGATGGCATCATAGATGAAGATGAACTTGGGCTTTCTAAAATTTATATCCAAGCAAAAAGATACAAAGACGGCAGTAATATCCGTAGGCCAGAAATTCAGCAGTTTATCGGCGCCATCTCAAATAAAAATACTAAAAAAGGTGTCTTTATCACTACGGCAAAATTTACCAAAGAAGCTGAAATTTTCGCCAAAGATAATCAAAATTTTAGCGTGGTTTTGATAGACGGCGACAAGCTTGCAGAGCTAATGATAAAATACAAAGTCGGCGTTCAGACAAGCCAAATATATGAAATTTGCAAAATCGACACCGACTTTTTTGAGGAAAATAATTTTTAA
- a CDS encoding fumarate reductase cytochrome b subunit — protein MTGLIEGFLGKRSDDKKSRTPAAWDRWQSITGFILACFILCHMVFTSTILLGKDAFNAVVGFAEAKFLFGEATWWITNVIAAVIFAIFIAHAFLAMRKFPANYRQYLMFRGHKDRMKHLDTTLWWFQFLTGFALFFAASAHLVDIVFGGHITADKSAAAFHQLEIFYFALLVFMVVHASIGMYRLYVKWISIDGANKHEMFAKRNKAKTIVFAVYGILAIIALIADFVWISH, from the coding sequence ATGACCGGGCTTATAGAAGGTTTTTTGGGAAAACGGTCGGACGACAAAAAAAGTCGCACTCCAGCCGCTTGGGATAGATGGCAAAGTATTACAGGGTTTATTTTGGCCTGTTTTATATTGTGCCATATGGTTTTTACTTCTACTATACTACTTGGTAAAGACGCATTTAACGCTGTCGTAGGGTTTGCGGAAGCTAAATTTTTATTTGGAGAAGCTACTTGGTGGATTACTAACGTTATTGCCGCGGTAATATTTGCCATTTTTATCGCTCATGCATTTTTAGCTATGAGAAAATTTCCAGCAAACTACAGACAATATCTAATGTTTAGAGGCCACAAAGACCGCATGAAACACCTTGATACTACGCTTTGGTGGTTTCAGTTTTTAACCGGTTTTGCTCTATTTTTCGCAGCCAGCGCACACTTAGTGGATATAGTCTTTGGTGGACATATTACTGCCGACAAATCAGCGGCTGCATTTCATCAACTAGAAATTTTCTACTTCGCACTACTTGTTTTTATGGTCGTTCACGCTAGTATCGGTATGTACCGCTTGTATGTCAAATGGATAAGCATTGATGGTGCAAATAAGCACGAAATGTTTGCCAAAAGAAATAAGGCAAAAACAATTGTATTTGCCGTTTATGGCATACTTGCTATAATTGCGCTAATCGCCGATTTCGTGTGGATCAGCCATTAA